TCGCCTCAGGTCTGAGGATAGAGCCTGTTATTGTGCCTTCTTCACAGATGGAGGCAGCAATAAAACTCTTCCTAAAAGAGGGTTATGGTATCAGGACATTCAGTGGTTCGGCGCTCAGGGAAAAGACCGAAGCCTATGAAACCAGGGTTTCTGAGACAGGGGCCATTGACATTCGTTCCCTCTTAAGGCTGGTTATTGAACACAAAGGCACAGACCTGCATCTCACAGCAGGCGTCCCACCCAGCATCAGGGTTGATAACGAGCTCAAGAGGCTTCCAATGCCAGCAATAACTCCAGAGCAGATGAGAGAGTTTGCTGATAGTATCCTTACAAAGGAGCAGAAATACCAGTTTGATAGAAGAAAGGAGATAGATTTTGCTTACTCTTATAAGGAAATAGGGCGTTTCAGGATGAACATGTACAGACAGAGAAATTCGATCTCCTTTGCAGCAAGATTTATCATCGAGGATATACCAAACCTTAAAAGCCTTGGCCTTCCTGGGTGGGTAAGTGATTTTGCCCTTAAGACTCAGGGCCTTATACTTATCTCAGGCCCCTCAGGTCATGGAAAGAGCACCACAATGGCATCCCTTGTGGATATTATAAATTCCAATAGGAAGTGTAATATTGTAACCCTCGAGGACCCAATAGAATATCTCCACAAGCACAAAAAGAGCAATGTCAACCAGAGAGAAGTAGGTGTGGATACGGATTCGTTTCAGGAAGGCCTTAAACACATCTTCAGGCAGGACCCTGATGTTATCCTCATTGGCGAGATGCGGGATCCTGAAAGCATTGCCATTGCCCTTACAGTAGCAGAAACAGGACATCTTGTTATGAGCACTGTTCATACCCTTAATGCCACCAGCGCTGTTGACAGGATAGTAGATATTTTCCCTGGACATCAGCAGCATCAGGTAAGGATACAGCTTGCTGACTGCCTGCTTCTTGTATTGGCTCAGAGACTTGTCCCTAAGAAGAAAGGAGGCGGCAGGGTTTTGGCGTATGAAAAAGTAATAAATACTTATAGGGTTAAAAACATGATAAGGGAAGGCAAGGTCCATCAGCTCAGGTCACTCATGCAGGCCGCATCAGAGGATTTAACTTCCATTGACCAGAGCCTTGCCAAGCTCTGCATTGATGGGGAGATTACAAAGGAAGATGGTCTCAAGTTTGCCGACAACCCCAGGTATTATGAAGACCTGATAAGACTTGGGGGATTCAAAGGATGAATGAAAAATTCAGCCTCCTTTCAAAGCAAATAGCGAATTAGTTTCTTTCCAAAAAACTCCAGATATTTCCAGAAGTTCCAGCACAAAAGCAATTAACCCAAATGATGCATTTAGAAAACCACAGAGAAGTATAATATAAACCACAGAGACACAGAGGCTCAACTGTCAAACTTCTTTAGGAGTTCCCCCAATTTTTTGTTTTTTTGTCCGTCATTCCCGCGAAGGCGGCAATCCAATCTTCTCATGTAGTTAAGCTGTCATACAAATCCGCCCATTCGGGGTTATGTTCCTCAATAAGCTTGAGTTTCCATACCCGATTCCATTTTTTCATTTGCCTTTCCCTCGATAATGCCGTCTCGGCATTCTCTGC
This window of the Nitrospirota bacterium genome carries:
- a CDS encoding PilT/PilU family type 4a pilus ATPase; this translates as MERNTEKPKKSRFGEILLEYGIINQEQLNAALKMQMQVGGHIGSILEDMGVLDEHALLNFLSKQFNTPPANLFDVNIDSSILKIIPFDKVKEYKVLPLRTERNKLVLAMMNPNDLTAIQDIEFASGLRIEPVIVPSSQMEAAIKLFLKEGYGIRTFSGSALREKTEAYETRVSETGAIDIRSLLRLVIEHKGTDLHLTAGVPPSIRVDNELKRLPMPAITPEQMREFADSILTKEQKYQFDRRKEIDFAYSYKEIGRFRMNMYRQRNSISFAARFIIEDIPNLKSLGLPGWVSDFALKTQGLILISGPSGHGKSTTMASLVDIINSNRKCNIVTLEDPIEYLHKHKKSNVNQREVGVDTDSFQEGLKHIFRQDPDVILIGEMRDPESIAIALTVAETGHLVMSTVHTLNATSAVDRIVDIFPGHQQHQVRIQLADCLLLVLAQRLVPKKKGGGRVLAYEKVINTYRVKNMIREGKVHQLRSLMQAASEDLTSIDQSLAKLCIDGEITKEDGLKFADNPRYYEDLIRLGGFKG